In Mustela nigripes isolate SB6536 chromosome 2, MUSNIG.SB6536, whole genome shotgun sequence, a single window of DNA contains:
- the OGG1 gene encoding N-glycosylase/DNA lyase isoform X1 — MCRGFLEDLGARQEAGAGEDTMEHRTLASFPALWASIPCPRSELRLDLVLASGQSFRWREQNPAHWTGVLANQVWTLTQTEEQLYCTVYRGDKGWVGRPTPEELKTVYQYFQLDVSLAQLYHHWSSVDPHFQEVAQKFQGVRLLQQDPIECLFSFICSSNNNIARITGMVERLCEAFGPRLIQLDDVTYHGFPSLQALAGPEVEVQLRTLGLGYRARYVSASARAILEEQGGLPWLQQLRKAPYEETHKALCTLPGVGTKVADCICLMALDKPQAVPVDVHMWQIAQRDYSWHPTTSQAKGPSPQANKELGNFFRSLWGPYAGWAQAVLFSADLRQPHRAWEPPAKRRRSTDPEV, encoded by the exons ATGTGTCGCGGCTTCCTGGAGGACCTTGGTGCGCGCCAGGAGGCGGGGGCCGGGGAGGATAC CATGGAGCATCGAACTCTAGCTTCTTTCCCGGCACTGTGGGCCTCCATCCCCTGTCCACGTTCGGAGCTGCGCCTGGACCTGGTTCTGGCTTCCGGACAGTCTTTCCG GTGGAGGGAACAAAACCCGGCGCATTGGACTGGCGTGCTGGCGAACCAGGTATGGACACTGACTCAGACTGAGGAGCAGCTCTACTGTACTGTGTACCGAGGCGACAAGGGATGGGTTGGCCGACCCACACCAGAAGAGCTAAAGACTGTGTACCAGTACTTCCAGCTGGATGTCAGCCTGGCTCAACTTTATCACCATTGGAGTTCCGTGGACCCCCACTTTCAAGAGGTGGCTCAGAAATTCCAAG GTGTGCGACTCCTACAACAGGACCCCATCGAGTGCCTTTTCTCCTTCATCTGTTCCTCCAACAACAACATTGCTCGCATAACTGGCATGGTAGAACGACTCTGTGAGGCCTTTGGACCTCGGCTCATCCAGCTTGATGATGTCACCTACCATGGCTTCCCTAGCCTGCAGGCCCTGGCTG GGCCAGAGGTAGAGGTGCAGCTCAGGACGCTGGGCCTGGGGTACCGTGCCCGCTATGTGAGTGCCAGTGCCCGAGCCATCCTAGAAGAACAGGGCGGGTTGCCCTGGCTGCAGCAGCTGCGCAAGGCCCCCTACGAAGAGACCCACAAGGCCCTCTGCACATTGCCCGGGGTGGGCACCAAG gtgGCTGACTGCATCTGCTTGATGGCCCTAGACAAGCCCCAGGCCGTGCCTGTAGATGTCCACATGTGGCAGATCGCCCAGCGTGACTATAGCTGGCACCCCACCACATCTCAGGCCAAGGGTCCAAGCCCCCAGGCTAACAAGGAACTGG GAAACTTTTTCCGGAGCCTGTGGGGACCTTATGCTGGCTGGGCACAAGCA GTACTGTTCAGTGCTGACCTGCGCCAACCTCACCGAGCTTGGGAGCCACCAGCAAAGCGCAGGAGATCTACAGACCCAGAAGTCTAG
- the OGG1 gene encoding N-glycosylase/DNA lyase isoform X2: protein MLCSMEHRTLASFPALWASIPCPRSELRLDLVLASGQSFRWREQNPAHWTGVLANQVWTLTQTEEQLYCTVYRGDKGWVGRPTPEELKTVYQYFQLDVSLAQLYHHWSSVDPHFQEVAQKFQGVRLLQQDPIECLFSFICSSNNNIARITGMVERLCEAFGPRLIQLDDVTYHGFPSLQALAGPEVEVQLRTLGLGYRARYVSASARAILEEQGGLPWLQQLRKAPYEETHKALCTLPGVGTKVADCICLMALDKPQAVPVDVHMWQIAQRDYSWHPTTSQAKGPSPQANKELGNFFRSLWGPYAGWAQAVLFSADLRQPHRAWEPPAKRRRSTDPEV from the exons ATGCTATGCAGCATGGAGCATCGAACTCTAGCTTCTTTCCCGGCACTGTGGGCCTCCATCCCCTGTCCACGTTCGGAGCTGCGCCTGGACCTGGTTCTGGCTTCCGGACAGTCTTTCCG GTGGAGGGAACAAAACCCGGCGCATTGGACTGGCGTGCTGGCGAACCAGGTATGGACACTGACTCAGACTGAGGAGCAGCTCTACTGTACTGTGTACCGAGGCGACAAGGGATGGGTTGGCCGACCCACACCAGAAGAGCTAAAGACTGTGTACCAGTACTTCCAGCTGGATGTCAGCCTGGCTCAACTTTATCACCATTGGAGTTCCGTGGACCCCCACTTTCAAGAGGTGGCTCAGAAATTCCAAG GTGTGCGACTCCTACAACAGGACCCCATCGAGTGCCTTTTCTCCTTCATCTGTTCCTCCAACAACAACATTGCTCGCATAACTGGCATGGTAGAACGACTCTGTGAGGCCTTTGGACCTCGGCTCATCCAGCTTGATGATGTCACCTACCATGGCTTCCCTAGCCTGCAGGCCCTGGCTG GGCCAGAGGTAGAGGTGCAGCTCAGGACGCTGGGCCTGGGGTACCGTGCCCGCTATGTGAGTGCCAGTGCCCGAGCCATCCTAGAAGAACAGGGCGGGTTGCCCTGGCTGCAGCAGCTGCGCAAGGCCCCCTACGAAGAGACCCACAAGGCCCTCTGCACATTGCCCGGGGTGGGCACCAAG gtgGCTGACTGCATCTGCTTGATGGCCCTAGACAAGCCCCAGGCCGTGCCTGTAGATGTCCACATGTGGCAGATCGCCCAGCGTGACTATAGCTGGCACCCCACCACATCTCAGGCCAAGGGTCCAAGCCCCCAGGCTAACAAGGAACTGG GAAACTTTTTCCGGAGCCTGTGGGGACCTTATGCTGGCTGGGCACAAGCA GTACTGTTCAGTGCTGACCTGCGCCAACCTCACCGAGCTTGGGAGCCACCAGCAAAGCGCAGGAGATCTACAGACCCAGAAGTCTAG
- the CAMK1 gene encoding calcium/calmodulin-dependent protein kinase type 1 produces the protein MPGAVDGPSWKQVEDIRDIYDFRDVLGTGAFSEVILAEDKRTHKLVAIKCIAKKALEGKEGSMENEIAVLHKIKHPNIVALNDIYESGGHLYLIMQLVSGGELFDRIVEKGFYTERDASRLIFQVLDAVKYLHDLGIVHRDLKPENLLYYSLDEDSKIMISDFGLSKMEDPGSVLSTACGTPGYVAPEVLAQKPYSKAVDCWSIGVIAYILLCGYPPFYDENDAKLFEQILKAEYEFDSPYWDDISDSAKDFIRHLMEKDPEKRFTCEQALQHPWIAGDTALDKNIHQSVSEQIKKNFAKSKWKQAFNATAVVRHMRKLQLGTSQEGQGPTASHGELLTPAAGGPAAGCCCRDGCVEPGPELSPTLPPQL, from the exons ATGCCGGGGGCAGTGGATGGCCCCAGCTGGAAGCAGGTGGAGGACATTAGGGACATTTACGACTTCCGTGATGTTCTGGGAAC GGGGGCCTTCTCAGAGGTAATCCTGGCAGAAGATAAGAGAACACACAAGCTGGTGGCCATCAAATGCATTGCCAAGAAGGCTCTGGAGGGCAAGGAGGGGAGCATGGAGAATGAGATCGCTGTCCTGCACAA GATCAAGCACCCCAACATTGTAGCCCTGAATGACATCTATGAGAGTGGGGGTCACCTCTACCTCATCATGCAGCT GGTGTCCGGCGGGGAGCTGTTTGACCGCATTGTGGAGAAAGGCTTCTACACAGAGCGGGATGCCAGCCGCCTCATCTTCCAGGTGCTGGATGCCGTCAAGTACCTACATGATCTGGGCATTGTACACCGAGACCTCAAG CCAGAGAATCTGTTGTACTACAGCCTGGATgaagactccaagatcatgatctcCGATTTCGGTCTCTCCAAGATGGAGGACCCTGGCAGTGTGCTCTCCACAGCCTGTGGAACCCCAGGATACGTGG CCCCTGAGGTCCTGGCCCAGAAGCCCTACAGCAAGGCCGTGGATTGCTGGTCCATTGGGGTCATCGCCTACATTCT GCTCTGCGGTTACCCCCCCTTCTATGACGAGAATGATGCCAAACTCTTTGAACAGATTTTGAAGGCCGAGTACGAGTTTGACTCTCCTTACTGGGACGACATCTCTGACTCTG CCAAAGACTTCATCCGACACTTGATGGAGAAAGATCCAGAAAAGAGGTTCACCTGTGAACAAGCCTTGCAGCACCCATG GATTGCAGGAGATACGGCTCTAGATAAGAATATTCACCAGTCGGTGAGCGAGCAGATCAAGAAGAACTTTGCCAAGAGCAAATGGAAG caaGCGTTCAATGCCACGGCCGTGGTGCGGCACATGAGGAAGCTCCAGCTGGGCACCAGCCAGGAGGGGCAAGGACCAACAGCGAGCCACGGGGAGCTGCTGACACCGGCAGCTGGGG GGCCTGCAGCTGGCTGCTGCTGTCGAGACGGCTGCGTGGAGCCAGGCCCGGAACTGTCCCCTACATTGCCCCCACAGCTCTAG